A stretch of the Takifugu flavidus isolate HTHZ2018 chromosome 1, ASM371156v2, whole genome shotgun sequence genome encodes the following:
- the LOC130535866 gene encoding phospholipid-transporting ATPase IH-like isoform X2 translates to MDFTRLRNLISRYCVGEEIWVDSRTVYIGHKEPPPGAEAYIPQRYPDNRIVSSKYTLWNFIPKNLFEQFRRIANFYFLVIFLVQLIIDTPTSPVTSGLPLFFVITVTAIKQGYEDWLRHKADCSINESPVDVVQQGKVVRTQSHKLRVGDIVVVREDETFPCDLILLSSSRHDGTCYVTTTSLDGESSHKTYYAVPDTMAFRTEQEVDSLHATIECEQPQPDLYKFVGRINIYKDKEEPVARPLGAENLLLRGATLKNTQHIYAVAVYTGMETKMALNYQSKSQKRSAVEKSMNAFLIVYLCILISKAVINTVLKYAWQWSPDRDEPWYNHRTENERQRHVVIRAFTDFLAFMVLFNYIIPVSMYVTVEMQKFLGSYFITWDEEMFDEELGEGAQVNTSDLNEELGQVEYVFTDKTGTLTENNMEFIECCVDGNVHIPHAICNGQILSAASSIDMIDSSPGGYRREHEDLFFRALCLCHTVQVKEEDTVDGIKRGIHQGRPTSFYISSSPDEVALVEGMKRLGYTYLRLKDNHMEILNKDDEIERFELLHVLNFDSVRRRMSVIVKSGSGEYLLFCKGADSSIFPRVVSGKVEQVKARVEQNAVEGLRTLCVAYRRLSQTEYEEACHHLTEAKLALQDREQKLAQAYDVIERDFVLLGATAVEDRLQEKAADTIESLHKAGMKVWVLTGDKMETAAATCYASKLFRRSTQILELTKKRTEEQSLHDVLFELNRTVIRQRSISGLSVDCLDFGLIIDGATLSAVLKPSQEGAGPGNYKEIFLEICRNCSAVLCCRMAPLQKAQIVKLIKASKEHPITLAIGDGANDVSMILEAHVGIGIMGKEGRQAARNSDYAIPKFKHLKKILLVHGHYYYIRIAELVQYFFYKNVCFIFPQFLYQFFCGFSQQPLYDTAYLTLYNISFTSLPILLYSLVEQHVTMETLKRDPSLYRDIAKNSLLRWPVFMYWTCLGVFDAVIFFFGAYFLFDNTTFTSNGQMFGNWTFGTLVFTVLVFTVTLKLALDTHHWTWINHFVIWGSLLFYVIFSLLWGGIIWPFLNYQRMYYVFMQMLSSGPAWLSIILLITISLLPDVIKKVLCRALCPTATERAQHFETVSPPCVAELTPLSSCQSYKGTSVDSSHCHLGTTEMLSLRRSDTLPQKLLGHLAEGGGANSLSPFMLRFSGAGFAHYAPGPETSV, encoded by the exons ATGGATTTCACCCGGCTCCGGAATCTCATCAGCAGATAc TGTGTGGGGGAGGAGATCTGGGTGGACAGTAGAACGGTCTACATCGGGCACAAAGAACCCCCTCCGGGAGCTGAAGCCTACATCCCTCAGCGTTACCCCGACAACCGCATCGTTTCGTCCAAG TATACCCTGTGGAACTTCATACCCAAGAATCTGTTTGAGCAGTTCAGAAGAATCGCAAACTTCTACTTCCTGGTCATATTTCTGGTTCAG CTTATCATTGACACCCCCACCAGCCCCGTCACCAGCGGCCTGCCTCTGTTCTTTGTTATCACTGTCACCGCCATAAAACAG GGCTATGAGGACTGGCTCAGACACAAGGCCGACTGCTCTATAAATGAAAGTCCTGTGGACGTGGTGCAGCAAGGGAAGGTGGTGAGGACGCAGAGTCACAAACTGCGG gTGGGGGACATCGTGGTGGTGAGGGAGGATGAGACGTTCCCTTGTGACCTCATTCTGCTGTCCTCCAGCCGCCATGACGGGACCTGTTacgtcaccaccaccagcctggACGGAGAGTCCAGTCATAAG ACCTATTATGCTGTACCAGATACCATGGCCTTTAGAACGGAGCAGGAGGTGGATTCACTACATGCTACTATTGAATGTGAACAACCGCAGCCTGACCTCTACAA ATTTGTTGGACGCATTAATATTTACAAGGACAAAGAAGAGCCTGTGGCTAG ACCACTCGGGGCTGAAAACTTGCTCCTTAGAGGAGCCACATTAAAGAACACACAACACATTTATG cTGTTGCAGTTTACACGGGAATGGAGACCAAGATGGCTCTGAATTACCAGTCCAAATCACAGAAGCGTTCTGCTGTagaaaa GTCGATGAACGCCTTCCTCATAGTGTACCTGTGCATCCTGATCAGCAAAGCCGTGATCAACACTGTTCTCAAGTACGCCTGGCAGTGGTCGCCGGACCGCGACGAGCCCTGGTACAACCACAGGACGGAGAATGAGCGCCAGCGTCATGTG GTGATCCGAGCGTTCACAGACTTCCTGGCCTTCATGGTTTTATTTAACTACATCATCCCAGTGTCCATGTATGTGACGGTAGAGATGCAGAAATTCCTCGGCTCCTATTTCATCACCTGGGATGAGGAAATGTTTGATGAAGAGCTGGGAGAAGGAGCTCAGGTCAACACCTCTGACCTGAACGAAGAGCTGGGACAG gTGGAGTACGTGTTTACTGATAAGACGGGCACACTGACCGAAAACAACATGGAATTTATCGAGTGCTGCGTCGATGGGAACGTCCACATCCCGCATGCTATCTGCAATGGCCAAATCCTCAGTGCTGCCTCCAGCATAGACATGATCGATTCCTCACCAGGAGGATACAGGAGA GAGCATGAGGACCTGTTCTTCCGGGCGCTGTGCCTGTGTCACACGgtgcaggtgaaggaggaggacacgGTGGACGGCATCAAGAGGGGCATCCATCAGGGCCGACCCACCTCCTTCTATATATCATCCTCACCAGATGAGGTGGCGCTGGTGGAGGGAATGAAGAG GCTGGGTTACACCTACCTGAGACTGAAAGACAACCACATGGAGATCCTCAACAAAGACGACGAGATCGAAAG GTTTGAGCTGCTCCATGTTCTGAACTTTGACTCCGTCAGGAGGAGAATGAGTGTCATAGTCAAGTCCGGCTCAG gAGAATATCTGCTGTTTTGTAAGGGAGCGGACTCCTCTATCTTTCCACGTGTAGTGTCTgggaaggtggagcaggtgaaagCCCGGGTGGAGCAGAACGCTGTC GAGGGGCTACGGACTCTGTGTGTTGCTTACCGCCGACTGTCACAGACAGAATACGAGGAGGCGTGTCATCACCTGACTGAAGCCAAGCTGGCCCTGCAGGATAGGGAGCAGAAGCTTGCACAGGCCTATGACGTCATAGAGAGGGACTTTGTGCTTTTGGGGGCCACAGCGGTGGAGGACAG GCTCCAGGAGAAGGCAGCAGACACCATCGAGTCCCTACACAAGGCAGGGATGAAGGTCTGGGTCTTAACGGGGGACAAGATGGAGACGGCCGCCGCCACCTGCTACGCCAGCAAGCTGTTCCGCCGCAGCACCCAGATCCTCGAGTTGACCAAGAAGCGCACGGAGGAGCAGAGTCTGCACGATGTGCTGTTCGAGCTGAACCGGACCGTGATCAGACAGCGCTCCATCTCTGG GTTGTCGGTCGACTGTTTGGATTTCGGCCTGATCATCGACGGGGCCACGCTGTCCGCTGTGCTAAAGCCCAGCCAGGAGGGCGCCGGGCCGGGCAACTACAAAGAGATTTTTCTAGAAATCTGCCGCAACTGCAGcgctgtgctctgttgtcgtATGGCGCCGCTGCAGAAAGCTCAG ATTGTGAAACTTATTAAAGCCTCCAAAGAGCACCCCATAACCCTGGCGATCGGTGACGGCGCTAATGACGTCAGCATGATCCTAGAAGCCCACGTGGGCATCG GCATCATGGGTAAAGAGGGACGGCAGGCAGCAAGGAACAGCGACTACGCCATCCCCAAGTTCAAACACCTGAAGAAGATCCTTCTGGTTCACGGCCACTACTATTACATCCGGATTGCCGAACTGGTCCAGTATTTCTTCTACAAG AACGTGTGCTTCATCTTCCCTCAGTTCCTCTATCAGTTCTTCTGTGGCTTCTCGCAGCAG CCTCTGTATGACACGGCCTACTTGACGTTGTACAACATCAGCTTCACCTCGCTCCCCATCCTTCTCTACAGCCTGGTCGAGCAAcatgtcaccatggagacactgAAGAGGGATCCATCCCTGTATAG GGACATAGCAAAGAACTCCCTCCTCCGCTGGcctgtcttcatgtattggacaTGTCTGGGAGTATTCGACGCCGtcatcttcttctttggtgcCTACTTTCTTTTCGACAACACCACTTTCACCAGCAATGGCCAG ATGTTTGGGAACTGGACCTTTGGGACCCTTGTCTTTACTGTGCTGGTGTTCACTGTTACTCTCAAG CTTGCCTTGGACACACACCACTGGACATGGATCAATCACTTTGTCATTTGGGGGTCGCTGCTTTTCTACgttattttctctctcctctgggGCGGCATCATTTG GCCCTTCCTCAACTACCAGAGGATGTACTACGTTTTCATGCAGATGCTGTCCAGCGGGCCGGCATGGCTCAGCATCATCCTCCTTATTACGATAAGCCTGCTGCCGGATGTCATCAAAAAGGTTCTGTGCAGGGCATTGTGTCCCACAGCCACTGAACGTGCTCAG
- the LOC130535866 gene encoding phospholipid-transporting ATPase IH-like isoform X3, whose translation MDFTRLRNLISRYCVGEEIWVDSRTVYIGHKEPPPGAEAYIPQRYPDNRIVSSKYTLWNFIPKNLFEQFRRIANFYFLVIFLVQLIIDTPTSPVTSGLPLFFVITVTAIKQGYEDWLRHKADCSINESPVDVVQQGKVVRTQSHKLRVGDIVVVREDETFPCDLILLSSSRHDGTCYVTTTSLDGESSHKTYYAVPDTMAFRTEQEVDSLHATIECEQPQPDLYKFVGRINIYKDKEEPVARPLGAENLLLRGATLKNTQHIYAVAVYTGMETKMALNYQSKSQKRSAVEKSMNAFLIVYLCILISKAVINTVLKYAWQWSPDRDEPWYNHRTENERQRHVVIRAFTDFLAFMVLFNYIIPVSMYVTVEMQKFLGSYFITWDEEMFDEELGEGAQVNTSDLNEELGQVEYVFTDKTGTLTENNMEFIECCVDGNVHIPHAICNGQILSAASSIDMIDSSPGGYRREHEDLFFRALCLCHTVQVKEEDTVDGIKRGIHQGRPTSFYISSSPDEVALVEGMKRLGYTYLRLKDNHMEILNKDDEIERFELLHVLNFDSVRRRMSVIVKSGSGEYLLFCKGADSSIFPRVVSGKVEQVKARVEQNAVEGLRTLCVAYRRLSQTEYEEACHHLTEAKLALQDREQKLAQAYDVIERDFVLLGATAVEDRLQEKAADTIESLHKAGMKVWVLTGDKMETAAATCYASKLFRRSTQILELTKKRTEEQSLHDVLFELNRTVIRQRSISGLSVDCLDFGLIIDGATLSAVLKPSQEGAGPGNYKEIFLEICRNCSAVLCCRMAPLQKAQIVKLIKASKEHPITLAIGDGANDVSMILEAHVGIGIMGKEGRQAARNSDYAIPKFKHLKKILLVHGHYYYIRIAELVQYFFYKNVCFIFPQFLYQFFCGFSQQPLYDTAYLTLYNISFTSLPILLYSLVEQHVTMETLKRDPSLYRDIAKNSLLRWPVFMYWTCLGVFDAVIFFFGAYFLFDNTTFTSNGQLMTTNTQMMFGNWTFGTLVFTVLVFTVTLKLALDTHHWTWINHFVIWGSLLFYVIFSLLWGGIIWPFLNYQRMYYVFMQMLSSGPAWLSIILLITISLLPDVIKKVLCRALCPTATERAQSTRPCLTVEPSTIFMLSQSSSRMSF comes from the exons ATGGATTTCACCCGGCTCCGGAATCTCATCAGCAGATAc TGTGTGGGGGAGGAGATCTGGGTGGACAGTAGAACGGTCTACATCGGGCACAAAGAACCCCCTCCGGGAGCTGAAGCCTACATCCCTCAGCGTTACCCCGACAACCGCATCGTTTCGTCCAAG TATACCCTGTGGAACTTCATACCCAAGAATCTGTTTGAGCAGTTCAGAAGAATCGCAAACTTCTACTTCCTGGTCATATTTCTGGTTCAG CTTATCATTGACACCCCCACCAGCCCCGTCACCAGCGGCCTGCCTCTGTTCTTTGTTATCACTGTCACCGCCATAAAACAG GGCTATGAGGACTGGCTCAGACACAAGGCCGACTGCTCTATAAATGAAAGTCCTGTGGACGTGGTGCAGCAAGGGAAGGTGGTGAGGACGCAGAGTCACAAACTGCGG gTGGGGGACATCGTGGTGGTGAGGGAGGATGAGACGTTCCCTTGTGACCTCATTCTGCTGTCCTCCAGCCGCCATGACGGGACCTGTTacgtcaccaccaccagcctggACGGAGAGTCCAGTCATAAG ACCTATTATGCTGTACCAGATACCATGGCCTTTAGAACGGAGCAGGAGGTGGATTCACTACATGCTACTATTGAATGTGAACAACCGCAGCCTGACCTCTACAA ATTTGTTGGACGCATTAATATTTACAAGGACAAAGAAGAGCCTGTGGCTAG ACCACTCGGGGCTGAAAACTTGCTCCTTAGAGGAGCCACATTAAAGAACACACAACACATTTATG cTGTTGCAGTTTACACGGGAATGGAGACCAAGATGGCTCTGAATTACCAGTCCAAATCACAGAAGCGTTCTGCTGTagaaaa GTCGATGAACGCCTTCCTCATAGTGTACCTGTGCATCCTGATCAGCAAAGCCGTGATCAACACTGTTCTCAAGTACGCCTGGCAGTGGTCGCCGGACCGCGACGAGCCCTGGTACAACCACAGGACGGAGAATGAGCGCCAGCGTCATGTG GTGATCCGAGCGTTCACAGACTTCCTGGCCTTCATGGTTTTATTTAACTACATCATCCCAGTGTCCATGTATGTGACGGTAGAGATGCAGAAATTCCTCGGCTCCTATTTCATCACCTGGGATGAGGAAATGTTTGATGAAGAGCTGGGAGAAGGAGCTCAGGTCAACACCTCTGACCTGAACGAAGAGCTGGGACAG gTGGAGTACGTGTTTACTGATAAGACGGGCACACTGACCGAAAACAACATGGAATTTATCGAGTGCTGCGTCGATGGGAACGTCCACATCCCGCATGCTATCTGCAATGGCCAAATCCTCAGTGCTGCCTCCAGCATAGACATGATCGATTCCTCACCAGGAGGATACAGGAGA GAGCATGAGGACCTGTTCTTCCGGGCGCTGTGCCTGTGTCACACGgtgcaggtgaaggaggaggacacgGTGGACGGCATCAAGAGGGGCATCCATCAGGGCCGACCCACCTCCTTCTATATATCATCCTCACCAGATGAGGTGGCGCTGGTGGAGGGAATGAAGAG GCTGGGTTACACCTACCTGAGACTGAAAGACAACCACATGGAGATCCTCAACAAAGACGACGAGATCGAAAG GTTTGAGCTGCTCCATGTTCTGAACTTTGACTCCGTCAGGAGGAGAATGAGTGTCATAGTCAAGTCCGGCTCAG gAGAATATCTGCTGTTTTGTAAGGGAGCGGACTCCTCTATCTTTCCACGTGTAGTGTCTgggaaggtggagcaggtgaaagCCCGGGTGGAGCAGAACGCTGTC GAGGGGCTACGGACTCTGTGTGTTGCTTACCGCCGACTGTCACAGACAGAATACGAGGAGGCGTGTCATCACCTGACTGAAGCCAAGCTGGCCCTGCAGGATAGGGAGCAGAAGCTTGCACAGGCCTATGACGTCATAGAGAGGGACTTTGTGCTTTTGGGGGCCACAGCGGTGGAGGACAG GCTCCAGGAGAAGGCAGCAGACACCATCGAGTCCCTACACAAGGCAGGGATGAAGGTCTGGGTCTTAACGGGGGACAAGATGGAGACGGCCGCCGCCACCTGCTACGCCAGCAAGCTGTTCCGCCGCAGCACCCAGATCCTCGAGTTGACCAAGAAGCGCACGGAGGAGCAGAGTCTGCACGATGTGCTGTTCGAGCTGAACCGGACCGTGATCAGACAGCGCTCCATCTCTGG GTTGTCGGTCGACTGTTTGGATTTCGGCCTGATCATCGACGGGGCCACGCTGTCCGCTGTGCTAAAGCCCAGCCAGGAGGGCGCCGGGCCGGGCAACTACAAAGAGATTTTTCTAGAAATCTGCCGCAACTGCAGcgctgtgctctgttgtcgtATGGCGCCGCTGCAGAAAGCTCAG ATTGTGAAACTTATTAAAGCCTCCAAAGAGCACCCCATAACCCTGGCGATCGGTGACGGCGCTAATGACGTCAGCATGATCCTAGAAGCCCACGTGGGCATCG GCATCATGGGTAAAGAGGGACGGCAGGCAGCAAGGAACAGCGACTACGCCATCCCCAAGTTCAAACACCTGAAGAAGATCCTTCTGGTTCACGGCCACTACTATTACATCCGGATTGCCGAACTGGTCCAGTATTTCTTCTACAAG AACGTGTGCTTCATCTTCCCTCAGTTCCTCTATCAGTTCTTCTGTGGCTTCTCGCAGCAG CCTCTGTATGACACGGCCTACTTGACGTTGTACAACATCAGCTTCACCTCGCTCCCCATCCTTCTCTACAGCCTGGTCGAGCAAcatgtcaccatggagacactgAAGAGGGATCCATCCCTGTATAG GGACATAGCAAAGAACTCCCTCCTCCGCTGGcctgtcttcatgtattggacaTGTCTGGGAGTATTCGACGCCGtcatcttcttctttggtgcCTACTTTCTTTTCGACAACACCACTTTCACCAGCAATGGCCAG CTTATGACCACCAACACACAGATG ATGTTTGGGAACTGGACCTTTGGGACCCTTGTCTTTACTGTGCTGGTGTTCACTGTTACTCTCAAG CTTGCCTTGGACACACACCACTGGACATGGATCAATCACTTTGTCATTTGGGGGTCGCTGCTTTTCTACgttattttctctctcctctgggGCGGCATCATTTG GCCCTTCCTCAACTACCAGAGGATGTACTACGTTTTCATGCAGATGCTGTCCAGCGGGCCGGCATGGCTCAGCATCATCCTCCTTATTACGATAAGCCTGCTGCCGGATGTCATCAAAAAGGTTCTGTGCAGGGCATTGTGTCCCACAGCCACTGAACGTGCTCAG
- the LOC130535866 gene encoding phospholipid-transporting ATPase IH-like isoform X1 — MDFTRLRNLISRYCVGEEIWVDSRTVYIGHKEPPPGAEAYIPQRYPDNRIVSSKYTLWNFIPKNLFEQFRRIANFYFLVIFLVQLIIDTPTSPVTSGLPLFFVITVTAIKQGYEDWLRHKADCSINESPVDVVQQGKVVRTQSHKLRVGDIVVVREDETFPCDLILLSSSRHDGTCYVTTTSLDGESSHKTYYAVPDTMAFRTEQEVDSLHATIECEQPQPDLYKFVGRINIYKDKEEPVARPLGAENLLLRGATLKNTQHIYAVAVYTGMETKMALNYQSKSQKRSAVEKSMNAFLIVYLCILISKAVINTVLKYAWQWSPDRDEPWYNHRTENERQRHVVIRAFTDFLAFMVLFNYIIPVSMYVTVEMQKFLGSYFITWDEEMFDEELGEGAQVNTSDLNEELGQVEYVFTDKTGTLTENNMEFIECCVDGNVHIPHAICNGQILSAASSIDMIDSSPGGYRREHEDLFFRALCLCHTVQVKEEDTVDGIKRGIHQGRPTSFYISSSPDEVALVEGMKRLGYTYLRLKDNHMEILNKDDEIERFELLHVLNFDSVRRRMSVIVKSGSGEYLLFCKGADSSIFPRVVSGKVEQVKARVEQNAVEGLRTLCVAYRRLSQTEYEEACHHLTEAKLALQDREQKLAQAYDVIERDFVLLGATAVEDRLQEKAADTIESLHKAGMKVWVLTGDKMETAAATCYASKLFRRSTQILELTKKRTEEQSLHDVLFELNRTVIRQRSISGLSVDCLDFGLIIDGATLSAVLKPSQEGAGPGNYKEIFLEICRNCSAVLCCRMAPLQKAQIVKLIKASKEHPITLAIGDGANDVSMILEAHVGIGIMGKEGRQAARNSDYAIPKFKHLKKILLVHGHYYYIRIAELVQYFFYKNVCFIFPQFLYQFFCGFSQQPLYDTAYLTLYNISFTSLPILLYSLVEQHVTMETLKRDPSLYRDIAKNSLLRWPVFMYWTCLGVFDAVIFFFGAYFLFDNTTFTSNGQLMTTNTQMMFGNWTFGTLVFTVLVFTVTLKLALDTHHWTWINHFVIWGSLLFYVIFSLLWGGIIWPFLNYQRMYYVFMQMLSSGPAWLSIILLITISLLPDVIKKVLCRALCPTATERAQHFETVSPPCVAELTPLSSCQSYKGTSVDSSHCHLGTTEMLSLRRSDTLPQKLLGHLAEGGGANSLSPFMLRFSGAGFAHYAPGPETSV, encoded by the exons ATGGATTTCACCCGGCTCCGGAATCTCATCAGCAGATAc TGTGTGGGGGAGGAGATCTGGGTGGACAGTAGAACGGTCTACATCGGGCACAAAGAACCCCCTCCGGGAGCTGAAGCCTACATCCCTCAGCGTTACCCCGACAACCGCATCGTTTCGTCCAAG TATACCCTGTGGAACTTCATACCCAAGAATCTGTTTGAGCAGTTCAGAAGAATCGCAAACTTCTACTTCCTGGTCATATTTCTGGTTCAG CTTATCATTGACACCCCCACCAGCCCCGTCACCAGCGGCCTGCCTCTGTTCTTTGTTATCACTGTCACCGCCATAAAACAG GGCTATGAGGACTGGCTCAGACACAAGGCCGACTGCTCTATAAATGAAAGTCCTGTGGACGTGGTGCAGCAAGGGAAGGTGGTGAGGACGCAGAGTCACAAACTGCGG gTGGGGGACATCGTGGTGGTGAGGGAGGATGAGACGTTCCCTTGTGACCTCATTCTGCTGTCCTCCAGCCGCCATGACGGGACCTGTTacgtcaccaccaccagcctggACGGAGAGTCCAGTCATAAG ACCTATTATGCTGTACCAGATACCATGGCCTTTAGAACGGAGCAGGAGGTGGATTCACTACATGCTACTATTGAATGTGAACAACCGCAGCCTGACCTCTACAA ATTTGTTGGACGCATTAATATTTACAAGGACAAAGAAGAGCCTGTGGCTAG ACCACTCGGGGCTGAAAACTTGCTCCTTAGAGGAGCCACATTAAAGAACACACAACACATTTATG cTGTTGCAGTTTACACGGGAATGGAGACCAAGATGGCTCTGAATTACCAGTCCAAATCACAGAAGCGTTCTGCTGTagaaaa GTCGATGAACGCCTTCCTCATAGTGTACCTGTGCATCCTGATCAGCAAAGCCGTGATCAACACTGTTCTCAAGTACGCCTGGCAGTGGTCGCCGGACCGCGACGAGCCCTGGTACAACCACAGGACGGAGAATGAGCGCCAGCGTCATGTG GTGATCCGAGCGTTCACAGACTTCCTGGCCTTCATGGTTTTATTTAACTACATCATCCCAGTGTCCATGTATGTGACGGTAGAGATGCAGAAATTCCTCGGCTCCTATTTCATCACCTGGGATGAGGAAATGTTTGATGAAGAGCTGGGAGAAGGAGCTCAGGTCAACACCTCTGACCTGAACGAAGAGCTGGGACAG gTGGAGTACGTGTTTACTGATAAGACGGGCACACTGACCGAAAACAACATGGAATTTATCGAGTGCTGCGTCGATGGGAACGTCCACATCCCGCATGCTATCTGCAATGGCCAAATCCTCAGTGCTGCCTCCAGCATAGACATGATCGATTCCTCACCAGGAGGATACAGGAGA GAGCATGAGGACCTGTTCTTCCGGGCGCTGTGCCTGTGTCACACGgtgcaggtgaaggaggaggacacgGTGGACGGCATCAAGAGGGGCATCCATCAGGGCCGACCCACCTCCTTCTATATATCATCCTCACCAGATGAGGTGGCGCTGGTGGAGGGAATGAAGAG GCTGGGTTACACCTACCTGAGACTGAAAGACAACCACATGGAGATCCTCAACAAAGACGACGAGATCGAAAG GTTTGAGCTGCTCCATGTTCTGAACTTTGACTCCGTCAGGAGGAGAATGAGTGTCATAGTCAAGTCCGGCTCAG gAGAATATCTGCTGTTTTGTAAGGGAGCGGACTCCTCTATCTTTCCACGTGTAGTGTCTgggaaggtggagcaggtgaaagCCCGGGTGGAGCAGAACGCTGTC GAGGGGCTACGGACTCTGTGTGTTGCTTACCGCCGACTGTCACAGACAGAATACGAGGAGGCGTGTCATCACCTGACTGAAGCCAAGCTGGCCCTGCAGGATAGGGAGCAGAAGCTTGCACAGGCCTATGACGTCATAGAGAGGGACTTTGTGCTTTTGGGGGCCACAGCGGTGGAGGACAG GCTCCAGGAGAAGGCAGCAGACACCATCGAGTCCCTACACAAGGCAGGGATGAAGGTCTGGGTCTTAACGGGGGACAAGATGGAGACGGCCGCCGCCACCTGCTACGCCAGCAAGCTGTTCCGCCGCAGCACCCAGATCCTCGAGTTGACCAAGAAGCGCACGGAGGAGCAGAGTCTGCACGATGTGCTGTTCGAGCTGAACCGGACCGTGATCAGACAGCGCTCCATCTCTGG GTTGTCGGTCGACTGTTTGGATTTCGGCCTGATCATCGACGGGGCCACGCTGTCCGCTGTGCTAAAGCCCAGCCAGGAGGGCGCCGGGCCGGGCAACTACAAAGAGATTTTTCTAGAAATCTGCCGCAACTGCAGcgctgtgctctgttgtcgtATGGCGCCGCTGCAGAAAGCTCAG ATTGTGAAACTTATTAAAGCCTCCAAAGAGCACCCCATAACCCTGGCGATCGGTGACGGCGCTAATGACGTCAGCATGATCCTAGAAGCCCACGTGGGCATCG GCATCATGGGTAAAGAGGGACGGCAGGCAGCAAGGAACAGCGACTACGCCATCCCCAAGTTCAAACACCTGAAGAAGATCCTTCTGGTTCACGGCCACTACTATTACATCCGGATTGCCGAACTGGTCCAGTATTTCTTCTACAAG AACGTGTGCTTCATCTTCCCTCAGTTCCTCTATCAGTTCTTCTGTGGCTTCTCGCAGCAG CCTCTGTATGACACGGCCTACTTGACGTTGTACAACATCAGCTTCACCTCGCTCCCCATCCTTCTCTACAGCCTGGTCGAGCAAcatgtcaccatggagacactgAAGAGGGATCCATCCCTGTATAG GGACATAGCAAAGAACTCCCTCCTCCGCTGGcctgtcttcatgtattggacaTGTCTGGGAGTATTCGACGCCGtcatcttcttctttggtgcCTACTTTCTTTTCGACAACACCACTTTCACCAGCAATGGCCAG CTTATGACCACCAACACACAGATG ATGTTTGGGAACTGGACCTTTGGGACCCTTGTCTTTACTGTGCTGGTGTTCACTGTTACTCTCAAG CTTGCCTTGGACACACACCACTGGACATGGATCAATCACTTTGTCATTTGGGGGTCGCTGCTTTTCTACgttattttctctctcctctgggGCGGCATCATTTG GCCCTTCCTCAACTACCAGAGGATGTACTACGTTTTCATGCAGATGCTGTCCAGCGGGCCGGCATGGCTCAGCATCATCCTCCTTATTACGATAAGCCTGCTGCCGGATGTCATCAAAAAGGTTCTGTGCAGGGCATTGTGTCCCACAGCCACTGAACGTGCTCAG